In Chryseobacterium sp., the genomic window TATCTTCTGTTCCTGGATTGTGATGTAAAGATCGACAATGCAGCATTTCTTCAGAATTACTTAGCTGAAATAAAAAAGCAGCCTGATCTGGAATTGATGTACGGGAATTTTAAAATTGCCGGTCAATATTCAACAACGCTCAGGAATAAATATTCTTTGGAAAGAGAGATCTTTTCAGGAGATCATTCCTCCAATTTTTCATTGTTCAAAACCGTGAATTTTGTAATCAAAAAAAATATTTTTGAAAAATTTCCATTCAATGAAGAGCTGGTAGAGTATGGCTATGAAGATTTTGTTTTTTCAAAACTGCTGGAACAAAATAAGATAAAGTTTCTGGCCATCAATAATCCTGTCATCCATTTTGATGATACCAGTAATGAAGTTTTTTTAAAAAAGACAGCCGTAGCGATGAGATCTTTACTAACGCTTTCAGAAAACAGTCAAAACAGGGCTTTCATCAAAGATATTAAGGTGTATAAGGCGGCGGTGAAATTAAAGCAATTAAAGATGGTTTCTGTATTTCTGTTTCTCTATGGAATATTTGAAGACAAAATAAAAAAGAACTTGCTGTCTCAGAACCCCAATATAAAATATTTTGATTTTTATAAACTGGGTCTATTGGTGAGAAAAATGAGATCCTCCAGATCAGACAGCGGAAATTAAAATTTTCAAGCAGGAGGATTGAGATTCCGGAAGATGCTTATATCGTATTCAGATACACTTTTGTGTACCGGGTTTATCTTCTGTATTTTTTGAAATAAAAAAAAATCTCCCAATTTCTTGAGAGATTTCTGTGGGTCCTGAGGGATTCTCCATAATTCTTATTTTCTCTTTATTCATCATCTTTTATAGGGATTTCATTTCATAGGTATGCCTAAAAGTATGCCTTTATGATAAAAACTACTAACATAATAGAGTATTATATATTCTGTTCATAGTCTGACTTATCCCATATTGTATAGTTATGGTTCTTAATTTATAGATACACCAATATTCAATATTTTTAGCTTTGTATTTATTAATAATGGCTCTTTTATTTTTGTGCATTTCTGATTGCCCAAACTTAGTTTCCAGAGCACTTAATATTTTATAGTAGTATTCTATGTCTCTATCTAAGAAAGTCAGAATTACAGTATTTAAAATGTCCCAATAAAATATAAGCTCTGTTCTGTGTGGAGGGAAATTTAAGAACATTTTAGTTTCATTTCCAACCCAAAGATAGCTTATATATAAATCATTTTCTGGGATTCTGTCAGGTAGGGATATTACATCTAACTCCCAATTATCATATTGATAGCCTATTATAAAAGGTATTTTTGGTTTCATAAAGATTGCTGTATTAAAAAACCACTCTACATTGAGTGGTCTTTGTTTTATTATTTCTTAGTTGCATATTAATATTTATGTACTGTTTGATGATAAATATTATGAATGTGATTAAAAAAATATAAACTGAGACTCTAAATGAAGTGTAGTATATTACAAAATCTGTTGTTTCTGTGTTGTAGCTTCCTTCTTTAAAAATCTTGTTTATATCCCCTATAAATAGGTAGTATAAAGGAATTATTGAATTAATTAACATGTATAAAAATGTACCTACAAGCCAATGGTATTTTTTATTCATATTTAATATGCTGTCAATAATATCTTTTGTAATACATGAGAATATTTTTACAACAGAATCAATAAATACATAAAACTCAAATGTTAGTCTAGATTTAAATGACTCTTTCACTTGTTTTTTCTTCTTGGTTTGAATATCCAATAAATAAAGACTACAAATGCAGAGAGTACAGCAAGTAATATAAGAAGTATTAAAATGTGTTGATAATGGAGGGATAAGATTGTTTTCATAATAAAAGATTAAATTTAAAAATTAAACATTGTCATATATGACATTACAAACAGTAAAAATAGAAATTAACTTTGACTTATCATATATGGCAAGTTGGAGAAATCAGAAATTTTAAAGTCAGTAGGAAATAAGATCAAGGAGATAAGACAAAGTAAAGGCTTTTCTCAGGTTGATCTTGTAGGAAAAATGGAAGGTAATATTGATGTAACTAATATTTCAAGAATAGAACAAGGAAGAACTAATCCTACAGTTTATACTCTTTTCAGAATTGCAAATGCTTTGGAAGTTCACCCTAAGGAATTCTTTGATATAGAAATTACAGAAGCTTAAAAAGGCTATCTATATAATATCTTTATATTTTGATCTAAAGGATTTTCCATCCAATATTCCTTGTCTTTTGAATCTACATGTGAGTCTCTAGGGTAAAATGTACTATTGTATTTGTTAGATTGCCATAAAATGAGTTGAAATTTGTAATTGTACTTATAAATGTAATTAGAAAATTTAACTCAAGAATTAGGCTAACTAAGAAAAATACCACCCTAAATTAATAAGGTGGCATTTTATTAGGCATTTTCTAGCTGTAGAGTATCAGCTACAAATTCTTCAAAATCCTCTGAGGAATCTATCTTTATTATCGTCAGCTTACCTACAAAATCACTGGCTTGCAATGTCTCTATAGCTGATAATTCTTTAGATATTGCCATGAAGTTAAATTGTCTTCCATATAAAGGATCTGATTCTATTTCATTAGCCTGAAACAGATATATACTTCCTTCATATATTCCCATTCTTTGAGCTACAGTACCACTAATAACAGTTTTACTAGGGATTTCCCCTGCAATACCTATTAAAATTACTGGCATAAGCCCATTCTTATCCTCATTAGCTTTTTCAGATTTTAGAAGCTCAACCTTAGCTACAAATCCTTTAAATTGTTTTTTCATAATTGATATAATTTTGAGTTAATACTCAAAATATGTTAGAGATGATGAAGAGTTGTGGGGTGGCAGTGAGCTAGAGTAAAAAGATATGAGGTGATTCTAAAGATGCAAAATAAATCAGAATGTTTTTATTCCTGCCCAGAAAATTTATCTGAATAGGTCAAAGGGGGGAGGAGTCTTGAAAATTTAGAAAGGGGGTACTTGATATGAGGGGAACCTATGTGTAAGCAACTCTTCAAAAAAAATTAAAATTAAAAAAAATTAGAGCTAAGATTCCTTCTTGTAGTACTCTAGATAATAATATTTAGCTTTTCTTACTAATATGTCCAGTTTATCTAATGTAGAGTAATAATCTTCTTCATCTTCAAGTATAGAATGTTCAAATGCTAAAAATTCAGCCATATCATCAAATATATGTGTTGTTGGGTGGAAGCTTTCAGATACATTAAATTTAATCTCTATTCCATGAAGAATGTATTCTAATATTATTTTATTTTCCATGGTTCAAATATAAAACATTTGTCATTTATGACATTTTTATTATTTGTATATTTGATTAACTAGTAACAGTATAGAAAACATAAGTATATTTTAAATGGAGAAATATTTTGTATTTTGTGATGAGTCAGGAACTCCTTCTAAAAATGATGGTATAAGTCATTTTATTTATGCATGTGTATTAATTAAAGAGTCTGATTTAGTTCTAGCCAGAGAAGTTAGACACTATATTAGTAAGCAATTTCTAGATGGTAATATTATCAAGGCTACTAATAGGGGAATAAGTAAAAACTTCTCCAAAAGAATTAAAATCTTACAATACTTATGTGAAAATTTGGATTTTAAAATACACTCTCTAATTATTGATAAAAAGACCCTCTTTAGTAAAGAGCTTGATATAAAATCAGTTTTTATTAAGTTCTTTCAAAAGATTCTTTTAAATGATTTAGCTGGAAAAGTTTCATCTTTTCAAGTTTTTATTGATTCTACAGGAAGTGATAATTTTCAAAAGAGTCTAAAAAAATATTTAATTGCAAATATTCCCAAGTTTCAAGCTAATCTTTTTAATCAAGAAAACAGTTATCATCTAAAGAGTGATGAAGAAGAAGAATTAATTCAATTAGCTGATTTAATTTCTAATTCATTGTTGCAAATTTATTCTGAATCAAAAAGAATTTCTAATTGGGAAGAGCTTTTTAATATCTTAGAAC contains:
- a CDS encoding glycosyltransferase family 2 protein, with the protein product MELSICIPVFNFDVRELVFDLKKEIEAYDMDVEIILIDDASDDSFKHINTSLHNEVQNLIFLEKNIGRSKIRNLFSKYSRGKYLLFLDCDVKIDNAAFLQNYLAEIKKQPDLELMYGNFKIAGQYSTTLRNKYSLEREIFSGDHSSNFSLFKTVNFVIKKNIFEKFPFNEELVEYGYEDFVFSKLLEQNKIKFLAINNPVIHFDDTSNEVFLKKTAVAMRSLLTLSENSQNRAFIKDIKVYKAAVKLKQLKMVSVFLFLYGIFEDKIKKNLLSQNPNIKYFDFYKLGLLVRKMRSSRSDSGN
- a CDS encoding helix-turn-helix transcriptional regulator, with amino-acid sequence MEKSEILKSVGNKIKEIRQSKGFSQVDLVGKMEGNIDVTNISRIEQGRTNPTVYTLFRIANALEVHPKEFFDIEITEA
- a CDS encoding DUF3800 domain-containing protein; this translates as MEKYFVFCDESGTPSKNDGISHFIYACVLIKESDLVLAREVRHYISKQFLDGNIIKATNRGISKNFSKRIKILQYLCENLDFKIHSLIIDKKTLFSKELDIKSVFIKFFQKILLNDLAGKVSSFQVFIDSTGSDNFQKSLKKYLIANIPKFQANLFNQENSYHLKSDEEEELIQLADLISNSLLQIYSESKRISNWEELFNILEPKLLKPTVFPYNSILNQTEDEENFRVSESIYRSVLDTIERFKEGNIDKVKNVIVNHLVYISRVFPTRLVETYELKNEIKRVLNLEFSPENIRLQIRDLRYKGVLIISKAGKSGYKIAVNEEDISSYFQHYLSYIIPMLEKANIADEALEMSLGSYNYNKISKFLKVLKEPDN